The Akkermansia muciniphila genome contains a region encoding:
- a CDS encoding L,D-transpeptidase family protein encodes MKAVYLCLCMLAAFCITAAALPADCSQVIVGSAEGWNSSHVQLSLLEKGPRGWVMVKGPFPARLGKSGLVWGRGVSLPPSGGPVKKEGDLRSPAGIFELGGVYGTVPVPQKKRSMPYRRITPRDMWVDDPASPLYNQHFVLKHDPSTPWEFKQQMKLNDYAHSLKLFIRHNAAAGREKPVPGGGSSIFFHIWRRDGGAPTAGCTAMSEENLRAMIAWLDPAKHPLYILLPARDYLRLRGAWGLP; translated from the coding sequence ATGAAGGCAGTGTACCTGTGTTTGTGCATGCTGGCGGCGTTCTGCATTACGGCCGCGGCGCTTCCCGCGGATTGCAGCCAGGTGATTGTGGGGTCCGCGGAGGGCTGGAACAGTTCCCATGTGCAGTTGAGCCTTTTGGAAAAGGGGCCGCGCGGCTGGGTGATGGTGAAGGGGCCTTTTCCGGCGCGGCTGGGAAAATCCGGCCTGGTCTGGGGCAGGGGCGTCAGCCTTCCGCCCTCCGGCGGTCCGGTGAAGAAGGAGGGGGACTTGCGTTCCCCAGCCGGGATTTTTGAACTGGGAGGGGTGTATGGCACGGTTCCCGTACCGCAGAAGAAGCGCTCCATGCCGTACCGCCGCATTACGCCGCGTGACATGTGGGTGGATGATCCCGCTTCCCCGCTGTACAACCAGCACTTCGTGCTGAAGCATGACCCCTCCACTCCGTGGGAGTTCAAGCAGCAGATGAAGCTGAACGATTACGCGCACAGCCTGAAACTGTTTATCAGGCATAATGCCGCAGCCGGACGGGAGAAGCCCGTGCCTGGCGGCGGCTCTTCCATCTTCTTCCACATCTGGCGCCGGGACGGCGGGGCCCCTACGGCCGGGTGCACCGCCATGAGCGAGGAGAACCTGAGGGCCATGATCGCGTGGCTGGATCCCGCCAAACACCCGCTTTACATCCTGCTGCCCGCCAGGGACTATCTGCGCTTGCGCGGAGCCTGGGGATTGCCGTAA
- a CDS encoding sugar transferase: MLIQNADRTTYGINKIVFSILAFVIFFIVGFVSWQWMGVDPEPWRLRVLVLTPLTMSLLLYVCCDQLGVYYRCMTLGMSIQRFVVAYACFVVVSMITWKFLVPFFVDIAVQTLAYVLTFLCGLWLRINRFRAEKVLVEEAPTLVVGVPEHVKEFRKLLESDHVDFKDELMVMAPEEVDREGVRSLLIRRCISKVVFLPEEVDSSVARCLVELCGKMGVDFYASMVVDMPDVHQTYFGVLGGTRMLVYKSTPIPYTTSWQLKKMLDWVGALLLLVFTSPLWLLAAIGIRLSDPGPVFYRQKRSGLYGREFGMWKFRTMYRDADKRLDEVKARYGNDMDGPIFKLEHDPRIFAFGRFLRKFSIDELPQLINVLKGEMSLVGPRPLPVYETAAFTSDAHRRRLSVLPGVTGYWQIAGRSNIREFERLVELDMHYIDNWSLWLDVKLLLKTVPAVLFARGAK, encoded by the coding sequence ATGCTGATTCAAAATGCAGACCGTACTACCTACGGGATCAATAAGATTGTTTTTTCCATCCTTGCATTCGTCATTTTCTTTATTGTCGGTTTTGTTTCGTGGCAATGGATGGGGGTGGATCCGGAGCCGTGGCGTCTGCGCGTGCTGGTGCTGACGCCGCTGACGATGTCCCTGCTGCTGTACGTCTGCTGTGACCAGCTCGGCGTTTACTACCGGTGCATGACGCTGGGAATGAGCATCCAGCGGTTTGTAGTGGCGTATGCCTGTTTTGTCGTGGTCAGCATGATTACCTGGAAGTTTCTTGTACCCTTTTTCGTGGACATTGCCGTGCAGACGCTGGCTTATGTGCTGACCTTCCTGTGCGGCCTCTGGCTGCGCATCAACCGGTTCCGGGCGGAGAAGGTTTTGGTGGAGGAGGCCCCTACGCTCGTGGTAGGCGTTCCGGAGCACGTGAAGGAATTCCGGAAGCTGCTGGAAAGCGACCATGTGGATTTCAAGGATGAACTGATGGTGATGGCTCCTGAGGAGGTGGACCGCGAGGGGGTCAGGAGCTTGCTGATACGCCGGTGCATCAGCAAGGTGGTGTTTCTTCCGGAAGAGGTGGATTCCTCCGTGGCACGGTGCCTGGTGGAGCTGTGCGGAAAGATGGGGGTTGATTTTTATGCAAGCATGGTGGTGGACATGCCCGACGTGCACCAAACCTATTTCGGGGTGCTGGGCGGCACCAGGATGCTGGTGTACAAGTCCACCCCCATTCCCTACACTACCTCCTGGCAGTTGAAAAAGATGCTGGACTGGGTGGGCGCGCTCCTGCTCCTGGTCTTCACGTCTCCGCTGTGGCTGCTGGCCGCCATAGGCATCCGGCTTTCCGACCCTGGCCCCGTCTTTTACCGCCAGAAGCGTTCCGGCCTGTATGGCAGGGAGTTCGGCATGTGGAAATTCCGCACCATGTACCGGGATGCGGACAAGAGGCTGGATGAGGTGAAGGCCAGGTACGGCAATGACATGGACGGCCCCATCTTCAAGCTGGAGCATGACCCGCGCATTTTTGCCTTCGGGCGCTTCCTGAGGAAATTCAGCATTGACGAGCTTCCGCAGCTCATCAATGTGCTGAAGGGTGAAATGAGCCTGGTGGGCCCGCGCCCTTTGCCCGTATATGAAACGGCGGCCTTTACCAGTGACGCGCACCGCCGCAGGCTGAGCGTGCTCCCCGGCGTTACGGGGTACTGGCAGATCGCGGGCCGCAGCAACATCCGTGAATTTGAACGGCTGGTGGAGCTGGACATGCATTATATTGACAACTGGTCCCTGTGGCTGGATGTCAAGCTGCTGTTGAAGACCGTCCCGGCGGTGTTGTTCGCACGCGGGGCCAAGTGA
- the galK gene encoding galactokinase, translating to MDLVQREISKETVTPYFIEYFGQAPTHVAAAPGRVNLIGEHTDYNNGFVMPMALDNHCVVAVAPSPAGKHRFCGSLGDQIHEIAVEDALVPGDPFWSNYVRGVLANLHRRGIEIGPVDMLIDSNVPRGGGLSSSAALEVAVCTALAAFAGVEIDPKEVALIGQAVEHEFVNVPCGIMDQFISANGKKGMALKLDCSSLEYELVPMNNESVSVLVLDSAVKHSLADGAYGQRRKQCEEASAIMGVTSLREATLELLESFKEQLGDVRYRRARHVIGENARVQAFANALARGDWDEAGVAMRGSHASLRDDYEVSCAEVDTLVSLCDRIPSASSIYGARMTGGGFGGCIVALVKTEDVEKVARELLDGYCQETGIETTYLVTRAGEGARVLYQA from the coding sequence ATGGATTTAGTTCAGCGAGAAATCTCAAAAGAAACGGTGACTCCGTATTTCATCGAGTATTTCGGTCAGGCGCCAACTCATGTGGCAGCGGCACCGGGGCGTGTGAATCTCATTGGCGAACACACGGATTATAATAATGGTTTTGTAATGCCTATGGCCCTTGACAACCATTGCGTGGTGGCTGTGGCTCCCTCTCCCGCGGGCAAGCACCGCTTCTGCGGCTCCCTGGGCGACCAGATCCATGAAATTGCAGTGGAAGACGCCCTGGTTCCCGGCGATCCGTTCTGGTCCAACTACGTCCGCGGCGTCCTGGCCAACCTGCACAGGCGCGGCATAGAAATAGGCCCGGTGGACATGCTGATTGACAGCAATGTTCCGCGCGGCGGCGGCCTCTCCTCCAGCGCGGCCCTTGAAGTGGCCGTCTGCACGGCGCTTGCGGCCTTTGCCGGGGTGGAGATTGATCCTAAGGAAGTGGCCCTGATCGGCCAGGCCGTGGAGCATGAATTTGTAAACGTTCCGTGCGGCATCATGGACCAGTTCATTTCCGCCAACGGAAAGAAGGGCATGGCCCTCAAGCTGGACTGCTCCTCCCTGGAATATGAACTGGTGCCGATGAATAATGAATCCGTCTCCGTGCTGGTGCTGGACAGCGCCGTGAAGCACTCCCTGGCGGACGGCGCCTACGGGCAGCGCCGCAAGCAGTGCGAGGAAGCCTCCGCCATCATGGGCGTGACCTCCCTGCGTGAAGCCACGCTGGAACTGCTGGAATCCTTCAAGGAACAGCTTGGCGACGTGCGCTACCGCCGCGCCCGCCACGTCATTGGAGAAAATGCCCGTGTGCAGGCCTTTGCAAACGCCCTTGCCCGCGGTGACTGGGATGAAGCTGGGGTAGCCATGCGCGGCAGCCACGCCTCCCTGCGTGATGATTATGAAGTTTCCTGTGCGGAAGTGGACACCCTGGTGTCCCTCTGTGACCGTATTCCCTCCGCCTCCTCCATTTACGGAGCCCGCATGACGGGCGGCGGCTTTGGCGGCTGCATCGTCGCCCTGGTGAAGACGGAAGACGTGGAAAAGGTGGCCCGCGAGCTTCTTGACGGCTACTGCCAGGAAACGGGGATTGAAACCACTTACCTCGTCACGCGCGCCGGGGAAGGCGCCCGTGTTCTCTACCAAGCTTAA